TGACACTGGGTTCCATCAATCGATCTATGCGCTCAGTTCGTTGTGCTGTGACACCGGAAGACGTGGGAGCTGCAGTAGGAGAAAGAAGTTGCTCTGAActgaatgattttttttctttttagataattattttattttcctcTGAAAAACGATCATTTTTTTCTGTGTATCTTGCAAGAACAGGATTGCCTACAAGGCTACAACAATCCACATACCTAGGAGACACATGGCCTTGCTTGTGAAGTtgtggggattttttttttgtttctatttttgGAGACCGCGTCGATCGATTAGGCCTCAGGACGAGCACGAAGCGCGCGAGTGGTGGTTAGTACGCGGATCTCTTGGTCCATGACCGAAACGAGGGCAGATCTACTAGAAGCTTTTGACCAACCAGTTGTCTGAATTTTAAATAAGGGGACTAAAAATCTTGTGCTGGGAGTGGTTCAAGTTCAACGCGCGGGTCAAACTCCCTGTGCGGGGGTTGGTTTGCCGGAGGAAGTTCTGTGGGGCGAGGGGGATACTTTATGACCCAGCTGCAGCCTCACTTGTGCTGACTAACATTTGGTTCGAAGCTTGTACGGTGTGCATCGGCTCACCGTGACGCAGAACCTTAGCCTTTCTTCGGTCAGCGTTACGCCATCCTACCGCGTCCTATTTCTGAGTTTTTGTAGGTAGCAATAGTCAGGGTCGGTAGTGTTCGGGGGATTTATAGCGCTACTGTAGTTCTTCATCAGGTTCGGTTTTGAGGCAAATCTAGATGGGGATTCCTATTTGATATGCACCCTGCTTTCAGAATTAGCATTTTCTGACTAGTTGTATGCCGTTTCTTGGATTTCAGAATCAGCCTGAATGAAAACAGGTAAACAGCTGTATGCTAGTATGCTACCGTTAATGGAGATGCGCCTTTTTGCGGGAATACTTTAGACAGTGAAGTGATCTGAAAAAAATCTTCTACAAATATCACTAGTTGACGTTTTCCTTTCATATATGTGGTCGTTTTGcaatctgaaatttttagaaGTGACCCTGATCTGATACTGTACTACAGATGCGCTGTCTCACTTTTTTAGTGACTAGATATGCTGTTAAATAACTACTACTAAACTGGAGTAGAATTTTCTCAGGTTTGCCTTTTGATGAATAAATTCTTGATTCGTGACGGTTGGGAACTTGCTGTGAATGCTTATCATATTAACTTACAAACCAAATTTGTTTCTGTAAGCCACAAGGCTGTGTTGTTGGTTCTCATATTTCACTGTCAAGCTTCAGTTCCTTTTCTTTACTTGCACATTACTCTATGTTTTGTTCTCACATGCTCAATCTACTGTTGCAGATTTTGTTTGATCTGAGTGTACTAGAGGACAAGAAGACATATCAATAATCAAGCTGCAAAAAAATCTCTGAATTGACTTCAGAACTGGACATGCTTGTCATACCAGAAGCACTTGACAACTCGGAGTTTTAGTGCATCCGACTCTTGTACTGAACTAGGATGGCTGATACTCCAACTTCCCACATGGTGCACCCCTTTGGCAATGTCCCAAGGCAGACTCCGAAGCAATTCCTGTATTCTGGCAACGCTCAGCACCACTGTGATCCATATCAGTCAGCTTCGGACACCCATGTTGTACCGCAGCATCATTACACCATGAAGTCTCATTCACCGGATGCTGGCTCTGAAGAGCATGAGACCCACAAGCAGTACACACTGGACTCTTCTGCAGCTTCTGGTTGCTCGAGGCATGATTCTCCCTCCAGTCAGAGTATCCATACTGGGAGTGGCAGCCCTCTATCTCATGAAGATAGCCACTCCGGCTCCACCAATGGCAACGGATCACCTGTGAGCGCTTCCTGCGTCACTGAGGACCCTACTGATCTGAAGCAGAAGCTAAAGGATCTTGAGGCTGTGATGCTTGGGACAGACTCAGAGATAGTGGATAGCCTTGAGATCTCTGTTGCAAACCAACTTTCCTTGGAACCGGAGAAGTGGGTGCACATGATGAGCGTGCCCAAAGGCAACTTGAAGGAGCTGCTGATTGCTTGTGCTAGAGCAGTGGAACATAATAACAGTTTCGCAATTGATCTGATGATTCCAGAGCTGAGGAAAATGGTCTCAGTGTCTGGTGAGCCACTTGAAAGGCTGGGGGCCTACATGGTGGAAGGTCTGGTGGCCAGGCTCGCCTCCTCCGGAAACTCAATCTACAAAGCTCTGAAGTGCAAAGAGCCCAAGAGTTCTGATCTCCTGTCCTACATGCACTTCCTGTATGAGGCCTGCCCCTACTTCAAGTTTGGCTACATGTCAGCAAATGGTGCAATCGCAGAGGCTGTCAAGGGAGAAGACAGGATCCATATCATTGATTTCCAAATCGCCCAAGGGGCGCAGTGGATCTCTCTCCTTCAGGCCCTGGCAGCCAGGCCTGGTGGACCACCATTCGTGAGGATCACCGGCATTGATGATTCAGTCTCAGCTTACGCCCGAGGCGGTGGTCTGGAGTTGGTTGGAAGGAGACTTTCACACATTGCTGGCCTCTACAAGGTGCCCTTTCAGTTCAATGCAGTCGCTATCTCCGGCAGTGAAGTGGAAGAGGGACATCTCGGCATCATTCCCGGCGAAGCCATTGCTGTCAACTTCACCCTGGAGCTGCACCACATCCCCGACGAGACCGTGAGCACGGCGAACCACCGGGACCGGATCCTGAGGCTGGtaaagggcctgtcgcccaagGTGCTCACGCTGGTGGAGCAGGAGTCCAACACCAACACGGCCCCCTTCGCACAGCGGTTCGCGGAGACACTGGACTACTACACAGCCATCTTCGAGTCCATCGACCTGGCGCTGCCGAGGGAGGACCGGGAGCGGATCAACATGGAGCAGCACTGCCTGGCGAGGGAGATCGTGAACCTGGTGGCCTGCGAGGGGGAGGAGCGGGTGGAGCGGCATGAGGTGTTCGGCAAATGGAAGGCGCGGCTGATGATGGCCGGGTTCAGGCCGTCCCCACTCAGTGCGCTGGTGAATGCCACCATCAAGACGCTGCTGCAGAGCTACTCGCCAGACTACAAGCTCGCTGAGAGGGACGGCGTGCTCTACCTCGGCTGGAAGAACAGGCCCCTGGTGGTCTCGTCGGCATGGCATTAATGTTGTGAGAATGTAGACCTGACGAAGAATGTTTATTGTGACCTTGTACCTCACAATCGTTTAGGTGTGTCCGGCTGAAAACTAGTATAGGAAGTTATGGCAATACTGGATGGAGTAGAATACCTATAACCTAATGTTGTAATGGTAGTCACTACCAGCCTAGAACTGGTTGATGAGGTGTAGTACAAGTTTGGGTATATGTTTTAAGTTAATCAGTTGTGCTTTGAAAATCTTTGTGCATGCTGATGAATATGACCTCAGTCAGAGAGGTCATCTACCATTCCACTCTTTCAACTAATCATTTGGAAATCTTCATTACTGGCCAGTGGGGCTGAAAATCAACAGAAAATTTATTCGTTTCAGTTTGTAAAAATCCAACATATTTTGCCTACCTGAAGAAAACATGCCTGTGAAATGATATATTTCATTCCATATATCAATATCAAACTGGCATCGTTCATATGCAGAAGATAACGAGTTTTTGCCACAGGATAGCTCTTTGGTTCTATCCCATATTCCGGTACAGAAAGAAGTTTACATATCCAAATTATCATAATCTAATTAATCATAACTGGTTTGCTGTACAACGAATGTTGAGCTGCAGCATCATACAGAGAATACATCCTAACAGCAAAAGACCTCCTGTGTAATAGCTGCGGCTCTCAGGTATAAACTTGGTCCGCCTCCGATTCAATTATGTGTGGATGATGCACAGTAGAGCATCACCTGAAGAGATTTCATGACGACGGTAATATGTGATTCATGGAGGTATAACCATCAGTTAAGACACTCATGGACCCATCACTAAGTTACCAGCACTACTGTAACACAAGTTAGCTGaacggtccaatggtgtggctTTGAAAGTAAACCCTTCATTTGCTTTTTCCTCTCTGGATCCGTACACATTGCTAGCTGCATTTCCAGGTACTGTTGGCACTGGCATTCCTGGAAATCCCATGCTCCCATACACAGGAGCCATGTGTTGCATTTGATACTGCATTGGttctggaactgaagggtgcaTTTGGTTTGTTGCGTCGCTGTGGTTCAGGCTGATTCCAACTCCAAGGTCAAGACTGATGGTGTCACTTTCGGCTGCCTGAGAATATTGATTGGTGAAGGCCCTGCCATCGCATGCTCTCATCATGCCACCAAGGCCCGGCATGCTGCTGTTAATAGGATGCACAGCAGGCTTCATGGGAGCTGCAGACATCTCATGACTTGCATTCCTGGAAGCTGGGACTTCATGGTTATGTTTTCCTTCATATGTTGTGATCACTGACTTTGGGTCATGCGATGCTCTCTCAACATGCTTCCTGACCGGACATCCTGTATGTGTGCACTTATAGTAACTCCTGCAATCAAGAACAGAAGTTAAAGATATCAGATATAAATGCACTGCCTAATATGTCATCC
This portion of the Panicum virgatum strain AP13 chromosome 2N, P.virgatum_v5, whole genome shotgun sequence genome encodes:
- the LOC120661800 gene encoding chitin-inducible gibberellin-responsive protein 2-like — encoded protein: MADTPTSHMVHPFGNVPRQTPKQFLYSGNAQHHCDPYQSASDTHVVPQHHYTMKSHSPDAGSEEHETHKQYTLDSSAASGCSRHDSPSSQSIHTGSGSPLSHEDSHSGSTNGNGSPVSASCVTEDPTDLKQKLKDLEAVMLGTDSEIVDSLEISVANQLSLEPEKWVHMMSVPKGNLKELLIACARAVEHNNSFAIDLMIPELRKMVSVSGEPLERLGAYMVEGLVARLASSGNSIYKALKCKEPKSSDLLSYMHFLYEACPYFKFGYMSANGAIAEAVKGEDRIHIIDFQIAQGAQWISLLQALAARPGGPPFVRITGIDDSVSAYARGGGLELVGRRLSHIAGLYKVPFQFNAVAISGSEVEEGHLGIIPGEAIAVNFTLELHHIPDETVSTANHRDRILRLVKGLSPKVLTLVEQESNTNTAPFAQRFAETLDYYTAIFESIDLALPREDRERINMEQHCLAREIVNLVACEGEERVERHEVFGKWKARLMMAGFRPSPLSALVNATIKTLLQSYSPDYKLAERDGVLYLGWKNRPLVVSSAWH